Proteins encoded together in one Campylobacter concisus window:
- the metE gene encoding 5-methyltetrahydropteroyltriglutamate--homocysteine S-methyltransferase, producing MIKSYVLGFPRIGEKRELKRALEGFWAGKEGFSEENLQETAKTLRQRHWKYQQDAGISAISVNDFSFYDLMLDNIIAFGATPPRFANLSGSEQYFACSRGNKNGVAMEMTKWFNTNYHYIVPELSSESKFSLKADKILNEYKEAKANGVKGKINLIGPITFLALSKTTDGSCPFKHLDALVGEYKKLLEQISKLDDEILVQFDEPIFVTDKNESDLLPLITKVYNELTGVANNIKIVFATYFEHAIKAVSEVAKTKIYGIALDFIHGKRNFEVLEAIKNSHLTLFAGVIDGRNIWKSNIDEKVKLVGEIAEKIGGKDFYIGTSCSLLHVPYTLKYEENLNPEIKSWLSFAVEKLDEIKIITKLANGEKLNEAEAKIYEENKNAVKTRATSKLIHSESVQKRIKNLSKFERDEKFEDRIKIQRETLKYGILPTTTIGSFPQTVDLRVLRQNFKKGEIDAAAYEAGIKKYIDHCVKFQEDIGLDVLVHGEPERNDMVEYFGEQISGYAFSQNGWVQSYGSRCVKPPLLFGDVSRPEPMTVKWMKYAQSITKHVMKGMLTGPVTMLNWSFVRDDLPRSEVAKQLALCIYDEIADLQNAGIRVIQVDEAAFKEGYPLRAENIPAYEKFAVDCFKLSVSSAEAKTQIHTHMCYSEFNDIIKTIEAMDADVISIETARSGNELLKIFKAVGYKQEVGPGVYDIHSPRVPSVEEIVAQIKALLEVLPKEQLWINPDCGLKTRKWEEVEPSLKNMVEAVKIVRGL from the coding sequence TGAAGAGAATTTACAAGAGACTGCAAAGACACTTCGCCAAAGACACTGGAAATATCAACAAGATGCTGGCATTTCGGCTATTAGCGTTAATGATTTTTCATTTTATGACCTAATGCTTGATAACATCATCGCTTTTGGTGCTACACCTCCAAGATTTGCAAATTTAAGCGGCTCGGAGCAGTATTTTGCTTGCTCAAGAGGTAACAAAAATGGCGTTGCGATGGAGATGACAAAGTGGTTTAATACAAACTACCACTACATTGTGCCTGAGCTTAGCAGTGAGAGTAAATTTAGCCTAAAAGCGGACAAAATTTTAAATGAATACAAAGAGGCGAAGGCTAACGGCGTAAAAGGCAAGATAAATTTGATCGGCCCTATCACATTTTTGGCTCTTTCAAAGACGACTGACGGTAGCTGCCCATTTAAGCACCTTGATGCGCTTGTAGGCGAGTACAAAAAGCTACTTGAGCAAATTTCTAAGCTTGATGATGAAATTTTAGTGCAGTTTGATGAGCCGATCTTTGTAACTGACAAAAATGAAAGCGACCTTTTGCCACTTATCACAAAGGTTTATAACGAGCTAACAGGCGTTGCAAACAACATTAAAATCGTGTTTGCGACATATTTTGAGCATGCGATCAAAGCAGTTAGCGAAGTGGCTAAAACTAAAATTTACGGCATCGCGCTTGACTTCATCCACGGCAAGAGAAATTTCGAAGTCCTTGAGGCTATCAAAAACAGCCATTTAACGCTATTTGCTGGCGTTATAGACGGCAGAAATATCTGGAAAAGCAACATCGATGAGAAGGTAAAACTTGTAGGTGAAATTGCAGAAAAAATAGGCGGCAAAGACTTTTACATCGGCACTTCGTGCTCACTTCTACACGTGCCATACACTCTAAAATATGAAGAAAATTTAAACCCTGAGATCAAAAGCTGGTTAAGCTTTGCAGTTGAGAAGCTTGATGAGATCAAGATCATCACAAAACTAGCAAACGGCGAGAAGCTAAATGAGGCTGAGGCTAAAATTTACGAAGAGAACAAAAACGCTGTTAAAACTCGTGCTACTTCAAAGCTCATCCACTCTGAAAGCGTTCAAAAACGCATTAAAAATTTAAGCAAATTTGAGCGTGACGAGAAATTTGAAGATCGCATCAAAATTCAACGCGAAACATTAAAATACGGCATCTTGCCAACAACAACGATAGGTAGCTTCCCTCAAACGGTTGATCTTCGCGTACTTCGCCAAAATTTCAAAAAAGGTGAGATCGACGCGGCTGCTTATGAAGCTGGCATCAAAAAATATATCGATCACTGCGTGAAATTCCAAGAAGATATCGGCCTAGACGTGCTAGTACATGGCGAACCAGAGAGAAACGACATGGTTGAGTACTTTGGCGAGCAGATCAGCGGATATGCATTTAGCCAAAATGGTTGGGTACAAAGCTACGGCAGCCGCTGCGTCAAGCCACCACTTCTCTTTGGTGATGTAAGCCGCCCAGAGCCTATGACTGTTAAGTGGATGAAATACGCTCAAAGTATCACAAAACACGTAATGAAGGGCATGCTAACAGGTCCTGTGACTATGCTAAACTGGAGCTTTGTGCGTGACGATCTGCCAAGAAGCGAGGTGGCAAAACAGCTTGCACTTTGTATCTATGACGAGATCGCAGACCTTCAAAATGCGGGCATTAGAGTGATCCAAGTCGATGAGGCAGCGTTTAAAGAGGGCTATCCGCTAAGAGCTGAAAATATCCCAGCTTATGAGAAATTTGCGGTTGATTGCTTCAAGCTTTCAGTAAGCTCAGCTGAAGCAAAAACCCAGATCCACACGCATATGTGCTACTCTGAATTTAACGACATCATCAAGACCATCGAGGCTATGGACGCTGATGTTATCAGTATCGAGACAGCAAGAAGTGGCAACGAGCTACTTAAAATTTTCAAAGCCGTTGGCTACAAACAAGAGGTCGGACCTGGCGTTTACGACATCCACAGCCCACGCGTGCCAAGTGTCGAAGAGATCGTCGCTCAGATCAAAGCTCTGCTTGAGGTCTTGCCAAAAGAGCAGCTCTGGATCAATCCAGATTGTGGCCTAAAAACTAGAAAATGGGAAGAGGTCGAGCCAAGCCTTAAAAACATGGTAGAAGCTGTCAAGATTGTAAGAGGTCTATAA